The genomic stretch GAGATTGGCGACGTGGCGCGCAGCTTCGCGGTGATGACGGACGCGCTCTCCCACCTGCTGCAGGACCTGCGCAGCGCGGCGGCGGAGATGGAGCGCGAGGCGGCGGGCGTGCTGGCCACCTCCACGCAGCAGTCGGCCATGGCCCACCAGCAGGCCTCCGCCATCAACGAGACGAGCACCACGGTGGCGGAGATTGCCCAGACGTCCAAGCAGGCCACGGCCTACGCGGACTCGGTCATCTCCCAGACGCAGAAGTCCGAAGCCCTCAGCGCGGAGGGGCAGAAGGTCGTCAGCGAGAGCGTCTCCGGCATGGAGAACCTGGGCGAGCAGGTGAAGGCCATTGCCCTGTCCATCACCGACCTCAGTGAGCGCACGATGCAGATTGGCGACATCATCGGCACGGTGAAGGACGTGGCCGAGCAGTCCAACCTGCTGGCGCTCAATGCCTCCATTGAAGCGGCCAAGGCCGGGGAGCATGGCCGGGGTTTCGCGGTGGTGGCCACGGAGATGCGCACGCTGGCGGAGCAGTCCCGCATCGCCGCGGAGCAGGTGCGCGGCCTGCTCAACGAGGTGCAGAAGGGGACGAGGCAGGCCGTCAGCGCCACGGAGGAAGGCAGCCGCCGGGCGCAGGCGGCCATGGAGCTGGCTCGCGAGGCGGGGACGACCATCCTGGGCCTGTCGGAGGTCATCCGCGAGTCGTCGGGCGCGGCGCGGCAGATTGCCGGAAACACGCGTCAGCAGACCATTGGCGTGGAGCAGATTTCCACGGCCATGAGCGAGCTGACATCCGCCATGGGAGACTCGGTGGAGAGCACCCGGCGCATCGAACAGGTGTCAGGCAATCTGACCAATCTCTCGAAACGGTTCTCGGACCTGGTGGGTAGGTACCAGTTATGAACGCAAAGGTGCTCATCGTCGAAGACACGAAGACCATCACCAACCTTCTTCAGGTGTACCTGATGGGGTGGGGGTTGGAGTTCTTCGACGCTCCGAATGGCGCGATTGGACTGACCAAGGCGCGGGAGCTCAAGCCGGACCTCATCATCTCCGATGTGCAGATGCCGGAGATGGACGGCTTCGCGCTGTGCGCGGCGATCCGTGCGGACCGGCAACTTCACGACACCCCTTTCATGATGCTCACCTCGCTGAAGGACGATGCGAGCCGGCAGAAGGGCAAGCTGGTGGGTGCCAGCGCCTTCCTCAACAAACCGGTGTCCGTGGACGACCTTCGTTCGAAGGTGCGCGACATCCTGAAGCTGCCCGCGACCCGGTACTGAGCGCATGTCGAAGGACGACGCCAAGATTGATTACGCCGGGCTGCGACGCCAGCTCACCGAGGCGCACTCGCTGCTGGACGGCAAGCAGGGTGTGAGCCCCGAGAAGCGTCGCGAGGTGCTGAGCGCCCGTGCCCGGGCCCTGGCCGAATCCCGCCACGAGGAGCGCCAGGAGGTGCTCTCCGTGCTGGCCTTCACGGTGGGCGGCGAGCGCTATGCGGTGCGAATCGAGCACGTGGACCACGTGATCGAAGCGCGCGGCATCGCCTCGCTGCCCGGTGCTCCCCGGCACGTACTGGGGGCGCTGGTGAGCCGCTCGCGCGTGGTGCCGGTGTTGGACCTGCGCCAGCTCCTGGGACTGGAGGGTGGCGGCATGTCGGACCTCAGCAAGGTGGTGGTGGTCGAGGCGGATGACAGTGAAGAGGGGTTCGGGCTGGCGGCGGAGTCCGTCGAAGGACGCAAGGAATTGCCGAAGGTGGAGCTGTCCCAGCCTCCGCCCGGGCCGTTCTTGTTTCTCACGCCGGACCGGCTGACCGTGTTGGACCTGGAGCAGCTCGGGGGCCCGTCCGCCACGCGGCCCGAAGGGGAGTAGGCACGCGCCATGGATCCTCAGCTCTTGCGCAGCATCTGGCCGGTGTTCTCCGCGGAGACGCGCGAGCAGATTCAAGCCATCGGGTCGAAGGTGTTGGGGCTGGAGGGCCCGGCGCAGGGGCGTGAGCCGGACCTGCTCCCTTCGCTCAAGCGGCTGGTCCACAGCCTCAAGGGCTCCGCGGCCAGCCTGGGCCTGGACGACATCGAGCAGGTGGTGCACGCCATCGAGGACGGGCTGGCCACCTTCAATCAGGAGGAGCGGCTGCCCCGCGACACGGTGGAGGCCATGCTGCGCGGCCTCTCCGCCATTGAAGGCGCCATGGCCCGTGGCGACGCCGGACAGTCGCCCGTGGTGGAGGGGCTGTCCTCGCTGCTGGCCGCCCTGGGCCACGAGTCCGCGGAGGTCATCCCCCAGACGGCGGCCTCGGGCGCGGCCGCGCAGGGGCTGGAGGTGCTGGACCTCCTCGAAGCGGGGTTGGGCGCGCTGTGCTCGCCGGATGTGCCGGACCGGGCCGCGGTGGTGCGCACTGCGGTGGAGCGGGCCCGCACGCTGAAGGCGTCCGCCGAGTCCGCCGGGGCGCAGAAGGTGGCCACGCTGGCGGATGCCGCGGCGCTGGGCTTCACGCGCATGGAGCCGGGCGGTGACTCCGCGGGGCTGGCGGCCTCGGACGTGGCTGGCACGCTGGTGGATCTACGGACCGCCTTGGAGGCGGCGGGTGGAGCAGGGGCGGTGGCCCGCGCCGTCCATTCGCTGCGCGCGTCGCCGTCTCCCGCGCCCGTGGAAGGCGCGGCGGCCCAGGGGCCCACGGGGGCCGTGGCCACGACGGAGTCCCGCGGACCGGCAGACCAGACGGTGCGCGTGTCGGTGAAGACGCTGGAGTCCATCGCGCTCCAGGTGGAGCTGCTCCTGGCCGGACGCGCGCAG from Myxococcus xanthus encodes the following:
- a CDS encoding methyl-accepting chemotaxis protein, giving the protein MGGNVDVKGTHLTPPGRAPGSRLSLRMKILALTGATGGLVAVILITTTWMQMGDALRNDLSRRANSVSVELAKTLTPVLGAKRDPERLQELVQGALSLGPEVAYVRIHDADGILLGEAAAERYDGEAQAPASVEGDASVLRRRSVKGTGLVETTTPVLAAGSTAHLGTLQLALHEEGLSQTLREATRFTAIISLLVLVACLVAAWLVSGMLVVPLERLARAAAGIAAGDLRQQVDLQGSDEIGDVARSFAVMTDALSHLLQDLRSAAAEMEREAAGVLATSTQQSAMAHQQASAINETSTTVAEIAQTSKQATAYADSVISQTQKSEALSAEGQKVVSESVSGMENLGEQVKAIALSITDLSERTMQIGDIIGTVKDVAEQSNLLALNASIEAAKAGEHGRGFAVVATEMRTLAEQSRIAAEQVRGLLNEVQKGTRQAVSATEEGSRRAQAAMELAREAGTTILGLSEVIRESSGAARQIAGNTRQQTIGVEQISTAMSELTSAMGDSVESTRRIEQVSGNLTNLSKRFSDLVGRYQL
- a CDS encoding response regulator, yielding MNAKVLIVEDTKTITNLLQVYLMGWGLEFFDAPNGAIGLTKARELKPDLIISDVQMPEMDGFALCAAIRADRQLHDTPFMMLTSLKDDASRQKGKLVGASAFLNKPVSVDDLRSKVRDILKLPATRY
- a CDS encoding chemotaxis protein CheW, whose product is MSKDDAKIDYAGLRRQLTEAHSLLDGKQGVSPEKRREVLSARARALAESRHEERQEVLSVLAFTVGGERYAVRIEHVDHVIEARGIASLPGAPRHVLGALVSRSRVVPVLDLRQLLGLEGGGMSDLSKVVVVEADDSEEGFGLAAESVEGRKELPKVELSQPPPGPFLFLTPDRLTVLDLEQLGGPSATRPEGE